Proteins encoded together in one Triticum dicoccoides isolate Atlit2015 ecotype Zavitan chromosome 7B, WEW_v2.0, whole genome shotgun sequence window:
- the LOC119341552 gene encoding F-box protein At5g07610-like, producing the protein MADGSRDISRRRNPADKLTEDLLVEILSRVPYRSLCRFKCVSKRWRGIISHPDHRKALPQYHLHDLAGFLYSSRGPSTGYFSTDNFTHVSAGGRAPIRPSLPFLPDCHQFHLLDSCNGLLLCRRFKTFGAGAFYYVVCNPATEKWVALPGIFSKMQTARLGFDPAVSSHFHVFQFVEDGAAHANADDDDDAYGFVRAVDIYSSKTGAWSHKDTGWDFLPRIVSDSRSVFVNGFLHLLAVESAVLAVDVEGTTWRDIPMPDDEDAPIIDVDDGFIDLSRGRLYLANSDQHDLYKLSIWVLEDYGSEAWVLEHSVRYLNLFGVKNVQLGHEYHIVALHPQRNTIFLVYGHDKVLMSYEMDSGKVQFIHDLGHDSLEPYLPYVPLYSEALVDWH; encoded by the coding sequence ATGGCGGACGGATCCAGGGACATTAGCAGGCGGCGGAATCCGGCGGACAAGCTCACCGAAGACCTCCTCGTCGAGATCCTGTCGCGCGTGCCGTACAGGTCGCTGTGCCGCTTCAAGTGCGTCTCCAAGCGGTGGCGCGGCATCATCTCCCACCCCGACCACCGCAAGGCGCTGCCGCAGTACCATCTCCATGACCTCGCTGGCTTCCTCTACTCGAGCCGCGGCCCCAGCACTGGCTATTTCTCAACTGACAATTTCACCCATGTCTCGGCGGGAGGCCGTGCTCCTATCCGTCCTTCGCTCCCCTTCCTGCCTGACTGTCATCAGTTCCACCTTCTGGACAGCTGCAACGGCCTACTCCTCTGCCGCCGCTTCAAGACCTTTGGTGCGGGGGCATTTTATTACGTGGTGTGCAATCCTGCCACGGAGAAATGGGTCGCCTTGCCCGGCATCTTCAGCAAGATGCAGACAGCTCGCTTGGGGTTCGACCCGGCCGTCTCCTCGCACTTCCATGTGTTCCAGTTCGTGGAGGATGGGGCTGCACATGCAAAtgccgacgatgatgacgatgcTTACGGGTTCGTCAGAGCGGTTGACATCTACTCGTCCAAAACCGGGGCCTGGAGTCACAAGGACACCGGTTGGGACTTCCTACCTAGGATAGTGAGTGATTCTAGAAGTGTCTTTGTCAATGGTTTTCTGCATTTGCTCGCCGTCGAGTCTGCGGTGCTGGCAGTGGATGTGGAGGGAACTACTTGGAGGGATATTCCTATGCCGGACGATGAGGACGCCCCCATAATAGATGTTGATGACGGGTTCATTGACCTGTCTCGAGGGCGTTTGTATCTGGCAAATAGTGATCAGCATGATCTTTATAAACTGTCGATCTGGGTTCTCGAGGACTACGGCAGTGAAGCGTGGGTCTTGGAGCACAGTGTCAGGTATCTGAATCTATTTGGAGTGaagaatgtccagctgggacacgaGTACCATATTGTCGCCCTCCACCCACAACGAAACacgattttcttggtttatgggcATGACAAAGTACTGATGTCTTATGAAATGGATAGTGGGAAAGTGCAGTTCATCCACGATCTTGGACATGATTCCCTGGAGCCTTATCTTCCTTATGTTCCCTTGTACTCAGAGGCATTGGTAGATTGGCACTGA